A region from the Pungitius pungitius chromosome 16, fPunPun2.1, whole genome shotgun sequence genome encodes:
- the vps26c gene encoding vacuolar protein sorting-associated protein 26C, protein MSVTLDIRLKRANKVYHEEESVAGVVLLVCKEALQHHGITLHMEGLVNLQLSSKSVGVFEAFYNSVKPIQLISSNVEVAKAGKIPAGKTEIPFEFPLSTKGNKVLYETYHGVFVNIQYTLRCDMKRPLLAKDLSRNCEFIVHSQPQKAKVVPTPVNFTITPATLQNTRERSLLPKFLVRGHLDATSCVISRPLSGELVVENSEVPIKSIELQLVRVETCGCAEGYARDATEIQNIQIAEGDVCHGLPIPIYMVFPRLFTCPTLETTNFKVEFEVNVVIVLHDDHLITENFPLKLCRV, encoded by the exons ATGAGCGTCACTCTGGATATAAGACTGAAAAGAGCGAACAAAGTTTACCATGAAGAG GAATCGGTGGCCGGCGTGGTCCTGCTGGTGTGTAAGGAGGCGCTGCAGCACCACGGCATCACGCTCCACATGGAGGGGCTGGTGAACCTGCAGCTGAGCTCCAAGAGCGTCGGCGTCTTCGAGGCCTTCTACAACTCTGTCAAG CCCATCCAGCTGATCAGCAGCAACGTCGAGGTGGCCAAAGCAGGAAAGATCCCAGCAGGGAAGACGGAGATCCCCTTCGAGTTCCCTCTGAGCACCAAAGGAAACAAAGTTCTGTACGAGACGTACCACGGCGTCTTCGTCAACATCCAG TACACCCTCCGCTGTGACATgaagcgccccctgctggccaagGACCTGAGCAGGAACTGTGAGTTCATCGTGCACTCTCAG CCTCAGAAAGCTAAAGTTGTGCCCACTCCGGTCAACTTCACCATCACCCCGGCAACCCTGCAGAACACCCGCGAG AGGAGTTTACTGCCAAAGTTTCTGGTCCGAGGCCATTTGGACGCCACCAGCTGTGTGATCAGCCGCCCGCTGAGCGGCGAGCTGGTGGTGGAGAACTCGGAGGTCCCCATCAAGAGCATcgagctgcagctcgtcagggTGGAGACCTGTG GTTGTGCGGAAGGTTACGCCAGAGACGCCACGGAGATCCAGAACATCCAGATCGCTGAAGGCGACGTCTGCCACGGCCTCCCGATTCCCATCTACATGGTTTTCCCTCGGCTGTTCACCTGCCCCACGCTGGAGACCACCAACTTCAAAGTGG AGTTCGAAGTCAACGTTGTGATCGTGCTTCATGACGATCACCTGATCACAGAGAACTTCCCGCTGAAGCTCTGCAGAGTCTGA